One segment of Bacteroidales bacterium DNA contains the following:
- a CDS encoding sugar phosphate isomerase/epimerase family protein, with translation MKQSRRAFLQTAALAAAGIPLLSESSFASETMLKKDRFKISLAEWSLHRALWGKEMTNLDFPVKAVKDYGIYGVEYVSTFFKDLSKDYLNELLKISKDNGVTNVLIMIDAQGNLGDADDAARTKAIENHKPWIEAAKFLGCTSIRVNAAGKGTDDEVANRVVDSMTKLCTFAAPMKMNVVIENHGGISSNGKWLSGIMKRVNLPNCGTLPDFGNFRVSATENYDRYLGMTELMQFAKGASGKSYEFDAQGNEVNIDFFKILQIIKDSGYKGWIDVEYEGTKLSEPEGIKATKALLERAIAAVK, from the coding sequence ATGAAACAAAGCAGAAGAGCATTTTTACAAACAGCGGCGCTTGCTGCTGCCGGAATACCGTTGCTTTCCGAAAGTTCATTTGCTTCGGAAACCATGCTTAAAAAGGACAGGTTTAAAATTTCCCTGGCTGAATGGTCACTTCACCGTGCTTTATGGGGAAAAGAAATGACAAACCTTGATTTCCCCGTTAAGGCTGTGAAAGATTACGGAATTTACGGTGTGGAATATGTAAGCACGTTCTTCAAAGACCTGAGCAAGGATTACCTGAATGAATTGCTGAAAATATCAAAAGATAACGGAGTCACCAACGTGCTCATCATGATCGATGCACAGGGTAACCTGGGCGATGCCGATGATGCAGCCCGAACCAAAGCCATTGAAAATCACAAACCCTGGATCGAAGCTGCCAAATTTCTTGGCTGTACATCGATCCGTGTGAACGCTGCCGGAAAAGGTACGGATGACGAGGTGGCAAACAGGGTAGTCGATTCCATGACAAAACTATGCACCTTTGCAGCTCCCATGAAAATGAACGTCGTTATTGAGAACCACGGCGGCATTTCTTCAAATGGCAAATGGCTGTCGGGTATAATGAAACGGGTTAACCTTCCGAATTGCGGCACCCTGCCCGATTTTGGAAATTTCAGGGTAAGCGCCACTGAGAATTATGACCGTTACCTTGGAATGACTGAGTTGATGCAGTTTGCAAAGGGCGCGAGTGGCAAATCTTACGAATTCGACGCCCAGGGCAACGAGGTGAATATTGATTTCTTCAAAATTCTGCAGATTATAAAAGATTCAGGGTATAAAGGCTGGATCGATGTGGAATACGAAGGTACCAAGCTGAGCGAGCCCGAAGGTATCAAAGCAACCAAAGCTCTGCTCGAAAGAGCTATTGCAGCTGTTAAATAA
- the cmk gene encoding (d)CMP kinase: MTSNPYIIAVDGYSSCGKSTFARMIARELGFVYIDSGAMYRSVAQYALENGLIKGDSVDPALNRELDKISVQFVLNRDTGLQETLLNGRNIEKEIRGIEVSAIVSKISQVPEVRQKLVKLQREIGHGGNVVMDGRDIGSTVFPDATFKIFMTADPVVRAERRYKELVEKGTPVDLQKVIENIKMRDYEDENREVSPLRKAHDAVILDNSHMTIAQQMDWFREWWRRILENENGN; encoded by the coding sequence GTGACCTCCAACCCTTATATTATTGCTGTTGACGGATATTCATCATGCGGTAAAAGTACATTTGCCCGGATGATTGCCAGGGAACTGGGTTTTGTATATATCGACAGCGGGGCCATGTACAGGTCGGTGGCCCAGTATGCCCTTGAAAACGGCCTGATAAAAGGTGATTCTGTTGATCCGGCCCTGAACAGGGAGCTTGATAAAATATCCGTACAATTCGTTCTCAACAGGGATACCGGTTTGCAGGAAACCCTGCTGAACGGACGAAACATTGAAAAAGAGATCAGAGGCATTGAGGTTTCGGCCATTGTAAGTAAGATAAGCCAGGTTCCTGAGGTAAGGCAAAAACTGGTGAAACTACAGCGGGAAATAGGTCACGGCGGCAATGTGGTGATGGACGGCAGGGACATTGGTTCCACTGTATTTCCGGATGCTACATTCAAAATATTCATGACAGCCGATCCGGTTGTACGTGCTGAAAGGCGCTACAAGGAACTGGTTGAGAAAGGAACGCCGGTGGATTTGCAAAAGGTTATTGAAAATATAAAGATGCGCGATTACGAGGATGAAAACCGTGAGGTTAGTCCCCTGCGTAAAGCGCATGATGCCGTTATACTTGACAACAGCCACATGACAATTGCTCAGCAGATGGACTGGTTCAGGGAATGGTGGAGAAGAATTCTTGAAAATGAAAACGGAAATTGA
- the priA gene encoding primosomal protein N' has translation MTEQTYIDVLLPVPIYGTFTYGVNENQSALLKPGMRVTVPLGSKKIYTALILKVHHQKPETYGVKDILEVIDSGPVVLESQLLLWQWISEYYMCPPGDVFKAAMPARLDLYRKLRKKTIPEANENRLSELNEPQKQALAEIKASFEKTGVTLLHGVTSSGKTEIYIHLIREVLNQDKQVLYLLPEIALTAQIIERLRTAFGNRVVVYHSKYSDADRIRTWKNLLDYDPDFPDAGNVGVVLGVRSAIFLPFKNPGLIIIDEEHENTYKQYDPSPRYHARDTAIMMAKHHGAKVLLGTATPSIETYHNCVTGKFGLVELNERYQQIQLPEVKVENIRDLRRKKKMQSHFSPALLDGIGEALQNKEQVILFQNRRGFSLFLECDICGEVPKCKRCDVSLTYHKKQNRLYCHYCGYGIPVPHQCPACHEGDLKLKGFGTEKIEEEIAIFFPGAKIERLDLDAAASRKSYEQLITRFAAGESDILVGTQMVSKGLDFDNVSLVGIMDADTMLNYPDFRAHERSYQLMAQVSGRAGRKNKRGKVIIQASSGDHPVIADVVRNDYKGMFTRQAEERKRFSYPPYSRLIEITLKHRDQQIVSQAGDWLADLLRKHVTEKILGPEFPLIPRIRNQYLKSMLIKIEKSVNLAATKKMVTEALLVMKSKDEFRSVQYTLDVDPY, from the coding sequence GTGACAGAGCAAACCTATATAGATGTTCTCCTGCCTGTTCCTATCTATGGTACCTTTACGTACGGCGTAAACGAAAACCAGTCTGCTTTGTTAAAGCCCGGAATGCGCGTCACAGTGCCACTGGGAAGCAAGAAAATATATACGGCTTTAATTCTTAAAGTTCATCATCAGAAGCCCGAAACCTACGGGGTAAAGGATATCCTTGAAGTTATTGATTCCGGGCCGGTGGTTCTGGAATCACAGCTGCTGTTATGGCAATGGATAAGCGAATATTACATGTGCCCGCCCGGCGATGTATTCAAAGCGGCTATGCCGGCCCGTCTTGATCTTTACAGGAAATTACGGAAAAAAACAATTCCTGAAGCAAATGAAAACAGGCTGTCTGAGCTGAATGAGCCCCAGAAACAGGCATTGGCGGAAATTAAGGCATCATTTGAAAAGACAGGTGTTACCCTGCTTCATGGTGTTACATCAAGCGGCAAGACCGAGATATACATTCACCTCATCCGGGAGGTCCTTAACCAGGATAAGCAGGTTCTCTACCTTCTGCCTGAAATAGCGCTTACCGCGCAGATCATTGAACGGCTTAGAACGGCCTTCGGAAACAGGGTTGTTGTATATCACTCAAAGTACAGCGATGCCGACAGGATAAGAACCTGGAAGAACCTGCTTGACTACGACCCGGATTTTCCCGATGCCGGTAATGTGGGCGTTGTGCTGGGTGTAAGGTCTGCCATATTCCTGCCTTTTAAGAATCCGGGGCTCATCATTATTGATGAAGAACATGAGAACACCTATAAGCAATATGATCCTTCACCCCGGTACCATGCCCGGGATACGGCCATTATGATGGCAAAACATCATGGGGCAAAGGTTTTACTGGGCACTGCCACACCTTCAATCGAAACATACCATAACTGCGTTACCGGTAAATTCGGGCTGGTAGAGCTTAATGAACGTTATCAGCAAATTCAGCTGCCCGAAGTAAAAGTTGAAAACATCCGTGACCTGAGGCGGAAGAAAAAGATGCAATCGCATTTCTCCCCTGCCCTGCTTGATGGAATTGGCGAAGCCCTTCAGAACAAGGAGCAGGTCATTCTTTTCCAGAACCGTCGCGGCTTCTCGCTTTTTCTGGAATGCGACATATGCGGTGAAGTTCCAAAGTGCAAACGCTGTGACGTGAGTCTTACCTATCATAAAAAGCAAAACCGCCTGTATTGCCATTATTGCGGTTACGGTATCCCGGTTCCCCACCAATGTCCGGCTTGTCATGAAGGCGACCTGAAATTGAAAGGCTTCGGCACCGAAAAAATTGAAGAAGAAATTGCCATCTTTTTTCCGGGTGCGAAAATTGAAAGGCTTGACCTGGATGCTGCAGCAAGCCGTAAATCCTATGAACAACTAATCACCAGGTTTGCAGCAGGTGAATCGGACATTCTTGTCGGTACACAAATGGTTTCGAAAGGCCTCGATTTCGATAATGTAAGCCTTGTTGGCATTATGGACGCGGATACCATGCTGAATTATCCCGATTTCAGGGCGCACGAACGCAGCTACCAGCTAATGGCACAGGTTAGCGGGAGGGCCGGCAGAAAGAATAAACGCGGTAAAGTGATCATACAGGCGTCTTCGGGTGATCACCCGGTAATTGCCGATGTGGTCAGAAACGATTATAAGGGAATGTTCACGCGTCAGGCTGAAGAAAGAAAGCGTTTCAGCTACCCGCCTTATTCAAGGCTCATTGAGATCACCCTGAAGCATCGGGACCAGCAGATCGTAAGCCAGGCCGGCGACTGGCTTGCTGATTTACTGAGAAAACACGTTACAGAAAAGATACTCGGACCGGAGTTTCCTCTCATACCAAGAATAAGGAACCAGTATTTGAAAAGCATGCTGATTAAAATTGAAAAAAGCGTTAACCTGGCTGCCACCAAAAAAATGGTGACAGAAGCTCTCCTGGTGATGAAATCAAAAGATGAATTCAGGAGTGTGCAGTACACGCTGGATGTGGATCCATATTAA
- the lipB gene encoding lipoyl(octanoyl) transferase LipB → MNRVNFIDLGLKDYKETWDFQQEIQNNVIRAKTGEDPSSVLPCLIFVEHPHVYTLGKSGKENNLLIHDDFIKSINASYYKIDRGGDITYHGPGQLVGYPVFDLDALKIGVKKYIQLLEESIILMLSDFGITAGRLDGATGVWIESSPMPKQKKICAIGVKISRGVTMHGFALNVSTDLTYFSWINPCGFTDKGVTSMEKETGQPVSMDVVKKALIRRMEEQFGIEIPPFSRNDRPC, encoded by the coding sequence ATGAACCGGGTGAACTTTATTGATCTTGGATTGAAGGATTACAAGGAAACCTGGGATTTTCAGCAGGAAATTCAGAACAATGTAATCAGGGCAAAAACCGGTGAGGATCCGTCATCGGTTTTGCCCTGTCTTATTTTTGTGGAGCATCCTCATGTTTATACGTTAGGTAAAAGCGGTAAGGAAAACAACCTGCTCATCCATGATGACTTTATAAAATCGATAAATGCCTCCTACTACAAGATCGACAGGGGCGGAGATATTACTTACCATGGGCCGGGACAACTGGTAGGATACCCGGTTTTTGATCTTGATGCATTGAAAATAGGGGTTAAGAAATACATCCAACTCCTCGAAGAATCAATCATTCTCATGTTGTCAGACTTCGGAATTACGGCAGGACGGCTTGACGGGGCAACCGGAGTATGGATTGAATCGTCACCCATGCCGAAACAGAAGAAGATATGCGCCATAGGCGTTAAAATAAGCCGCGGGGTCACCATGCACGGTTTTGCCCTTAATGTAAGCACCGATCTCACCTATTTTTCATGGATCAATCCCTGCGGGTTCACCGATAAAGGAGTAACATCCATGGAAAAAGAAACCGGCCAACCGGTTTCGATGGATGTAGTGAAAAAGGCATTGATCAGGCGGATGGAGGAGCAGTTTGGGATTGAGATTCCTCCTTTCAGTCGGAATGACAGGCCATGTTAA
- the pfkA gene encoding 6-phosphofructokinase encodes MEQIKRIGVLTSGGDSPGMNAAIRATVRSGLQAGFEMFGIRRGYMGMIEGDIIPMNSQSVSGIIQRGGTILLTARCKEFMEYEGRKKAYEQLVKFGIQAVIAIGGDGTFTGASIMTKEFDIPIIGIPGTIDNDLYGTDYTIGYDTALNTVVEAVDKLRDTASSHGRIFFVEVMGREAGFLALRSGIACGAEAIMIPEVKGQYDKLREHMAHRIEKRKSSIIIVAEGEEEGGAVTIAKKINTEFPELSIRTTILGHIQRGGNPSAFDRVTASRMGAAAIDALIDDQKSIMIGIVNNEIVHVPLIKSIKLHKDVNSELVKLAEVIR; translated from the coding sequence ATGGAACAGATTAAGAGAATCGGTGTACTTACATCAGGCGGGGATTCACCCGGTATGAACGCAGCAATAAGAGCCACAGTGAGATCCGGCCTTCAGGCAGGTTTTGAAATGTTTGGGATCAGGCGGGGTTATATGGGCATGATTGAGGGTGATATTATCCCGATGAATTCTCAATCGGTCAGCGGCATCATACAAAGAGGCGGAACCATTCTGCTTACCGCCCGTTGTAAGGAATTCATGGAATATGAAGGCCGGAAAAAAGCCTACGAACAACTTGTGAAATTCGGTATCCAGGCTGTAATTGCAATTGGAGGAGATGGCACATTTACAGGTGCCAGCATCATGACAAAAGAATTTGATATCCCCATTATAGGCATTCCCGGCACAATTGACAACGACCTGTATGGCACCGATTATACAATCGGATATGACACAGCTCTCAATACGGTTGTCGAAGCCGTGGATAAGCTCAGGGACACTGCCAGTTCACACGGGAGGATATTCTTTGTTGAGGTAATGGGACGTGAAGCCGGGTTTTTGGCTCTCAGAAGCGGTATTGCCTGCGGGGCTGAAGCCATAATGATTCCTGAAGTTAAAGGACAGTATGACAAACTGCGTGAACATATGGCCCATCGCATTGAAAAGAGGAAATCAAGTATCATCATTGTTGCCGAAGGTGAAGAAGAAGGAGGGGCTGTTACTATAGCGAAAAAGATCAATACTGAATTCCCCGAATTAAGCATTCGCACTACCATTCTTGGCCATATACAGCGTGGAGGAAACCCGTCGGCATTTGACAGGGTGACTGCAAGCCGCATGGGAGCTGCTGCCATTGATGCGCTGATTGATGATCAGAAAAGCATTATGATCGGCATTGTAAATAACGAGATTGTACATGTTCCTCTTATTAAAAGTATAAAACTTCACAAAGACGTTAATTCTGAACTTGTAAAGCTCGCTGAAGTGATACGGTGA
- a CDS encoding DUF4861 domain-containing protein: protein MKFFSFILGFILLSACGQKMYEVTNPSGIDIKDKAFVLFRNEVAPWITDSIGNKKVVARLGSGDLLPSQCDDIDGDGRWDEFLFMCDLKAGARQKIQFETVDAMPVFPVRTNIRFGRMAKPFEEVSGDLRMKTNDTKFSAPVYQMEGPAWENDKIAFRNYYDARNGIDIFGKLVPEMVMDSVGVNGREYHTLHDWGMDILKVGNSLGAGAIAIAVGDSLYRVGPCEEGTYRQISEGPVRSLLELTYKNVPAGDRRYDVIHRIAIYAGDHFYRSRVWVKGLKGDENIVTGIVNLHNIKGDSISFEKRKIMFSSGNQGFSGEVLAMGVIVPDSVFVNYSEAPDSGSGIVSTHLVYMKLKENQPTCWRFAALWENRDPMVKDKNYLVGILKESALR, encoded by the coding sequence ATGAAATTTTTTTCTTTCATTCTTGGTTTCATTCTTCTCTCCGCCTGCGGGCAGAAGATGTATGAAGTTACGAATCCTTCAGGTATTGATATCAAAGACAAAGCGTTTGTTCTGTTCAGAAATGAAGTTGCACCATGGATCACCGATTCAATAGGAAATAAAAAGGTTGTAGCCAGGCTGGGTTCAGGTGATCTGCTTCCTTCACAATGTGATGATATTGACGGTGACGGCAGGTGGGATGAGTTTTTGTTTATGTGCGACTTAAAAGCCGGGGCCAGGCAGAAAATACAGTTTGAAACAGTGGATGCCATGCCGGTATTCCCGGTCAGGACCAATATCCGTTTTGGCCGGATGGCAAAACCATTTGAAGAGGTTTCCGGCGACCTGAGGATGAAAACCAATGACACCAAATTTTCGGCACCTGTTTACCAGATGGAGGGTCCTGCCTGGGAAAATGATAAAATTGCCTTCCGGAATTATTATGATGCCCGCAATGGTATTGATATTTTCGGAAAATTGGTGCCTGAAATGGTAATGGACAGCGTAGGCGTTAACGGCAGGGAATACCATACGCTGCATGATTGGGGGATGGACATTCTGAAAGTAGGGAATTCACTGGGCGCCGGTGCTATAGCCATTGCTGTGGGTGATTCTCTGTACCGGGTCGGTCCTTGCGAAGAAGGCACTTATCGCCAGATTAGTGAAGGTCCGGTGCGGTCGTTGCTTGAGCTTACATACAAAAATGTGCCGGCAGGCGACAGGCGATACGATGTGATTCACCGTATTGCCATTTATGCCGGTGATCATTTTTACAGGAGCAGGGTATGGGTTAAGGGACTTAAAGGCGACGAGAACATCGTAACCGGAATTGTTAATCTCCATAATATTAAGGGGGATTCTATTTCATTTGAAAAGCGTAAAATCATGTTTTCATCGGGAAACCAGGGCTTCAGTGGTGAAGTACTGGCCATGGGAGTGATTGTTCCTGATTCGGTTTTTGTCAATTATTCTGAAGCGCCTGATTCAGGCTCCGGTATCGTAAGCACACACCTGGTGTATATGAAGCTTAAGGAAAACCAGCCAACCTGCTGGCGGTTTGCAGCGCTTTGGGAAAACCGCGACCCGATGGTGAAGGACAAAAACTACCTTGTCGGCATTCTTAAGGAATCGGCACTGAGATAA
- a CDS encoding diacylglycerol kinase family protein has protein sequence MPEESTHVNEKFVFIINPVAGTKQKNTISDAIKKAFAHCDYEIIYTQYQGHAFEIATEKIRNGIINIIAVGGDGTINEVASALVKTPARLGIIPVGSGNGLARHLKIPVIVAEAIKVIANPRIKVIDVGRVNGHYFFCTCGTGFDASVGKQFANEGKRGMITYVKTTIHQYMNYSPKKYILKVEDKKVELKAFLVTFANSGQYGNNAYIAPNAQIDDGFLDLCVLRPFPKTSTIEMGLRLFFKNIDQSPYLEVMRVKEATLKRKNKQKISMHLDGEPVTLKRKLKVKVVPQGLQVMVPAAGRKKLMVPDFSLRSK, from the coding sequence ATGCCTGAAGAATCGACACATGTTAATGAGAAATTTGTTTTTATAATTAACCCTGTTGCGGGTACAAAGCAAAAGAACACGATAAGCGATGCAATTAAAAAAGCATTTGCTCACTGCGATTATGAAATCATCTATACTCAGTACCAGGGACACGCTTTTGAAATAGCCACTGAAAAGATTCGGAATGGAATCATTAATATTATAGCCGTAGGAGGCGACGGAACCATTAATGAAGTGGCATCAGCGCTTGTGAAAACACCTGCCAGACTGGGTATAATACCGGTAGGGTCGGGGAACGGACTGGCCCGGCACCTGAAAATACCTGTAATAGTTGCCGAAGCGATTAAAGTAATAGCAAATCCGCGTATTAAGGTGATTGATGTGGGCAGGGTGAATGGACACTATTTTTTCTGCACATGCGGAACCGGTTTTGATGCCAGTGTAGGTAAACAGTTCGCAAATGAAGGAAAGAGGGGTATGATTACTTACGTTAAAACGACCATTCACCAGTACATGAACTACTCTCCCAAAAAATATATTCTGAAAGTGGAGGACAAAAAGGTTGAGCTTAAGGCATTCCTGGTAACTTTTGCAAATTCAGGGCAGTATGGAAATAACGCCTACATCGCCCCCAATGCGCAGATTGACGACGGCTTTCTTGATTTATGCGTGCTGAGGCCGTTTCCAAAAACCTCAACGATTGAAATGGGACTGAGATTATTTTTCAAAAATATTGACCAGAGCCCTTATCTTGAAGTAATGAGGGTAAAGGAAGCGACACTCAAGAGAAAGAACAAGCAAAAGATTTCCATGCATCTCGACGGGGAACCGGTGACGCTGAAAAGGAAGTTAAAGGTTAAGGTAGTTCCGCAGGGATTGCAGGTTATGGTGCCGGCAGCGGGGAGGAAGAAACTGATGGTGCCGGATTTCTCGCTTCGCTCTAAATAA
- a CDS encoding gluconate 5-dehydrogenase, translating to MKDLFDLSGKVALVTGGTHGIGLAIGLILAKSGAKVCVNDRTQDKLDACKQEFNKENLSVFTCIFDVTNEQDVNTGISEIEKKVGPVDILVNNAGIIKRIPILDMAIDDYKQVIDVDLVAPLIVSKRVVRGMIQRRQGKIINMCSMMSVYGRNTVSAYASAKGGLKLLTANMTCEWAKYNIQINGIGPGYIATAQTAPIRENGHPFNDLVMTRTPAGRWGQPEDVAYAALFLASKASDFVNGHILYVDGGILANFGYVKGENEV from the coding sequence ATGAAAGACTTATTCGACCTGTCGGGCAAGGTGGCCCTTGTAACCGGTGGTACGCATGGGATCGGACTGGCTATAGGACTTATTCTTGCCAAATCGGGTGCTAAAGTGTGTGTGAACGACCGTACCCAGGATAAACTGGATGCCTGCAAACAGGAGTTCAATAAGGAAAACCTTTCCGTTTTTACATGCATTTTTGACGTTACAAATGAACAGGATGTCAACACGGGAATTTCAGAGATTGAAAAGAAGGTTGGCCCTGTGGATATCCTTGTCAACAATGCCGGCATCATAAAAAGGATACCGATACTCGATATGGCCATTGACGATTACAAACAGGTGATCGATGTGGATCTTGTCGCCCCGCTTATTGTTTCAAAACGTGTGGTCCGTGGAATGATCCAAAGGCGGCAGGGTAAGATCATCAACATGTGTTCCATGATGAGTGTTTACGGCAGGAATACAGTGTCTGCCTATGCATCAGCTAAAGGGGGACTGAAGCTGCTCACAGCCAATATGACCTGCGAATGGGCGAAATATAATATCCAGATCAATGGAATCGGTCCCGGATATATTGCCACAGCACAGACTGCACCAATCCGTGAAAACGGGCATCCGTTCAATGATCTTGTAATGACCCGCACACCTGCAGGAAGATGGGGACAACCCGAGGATGTAGCATATGCTGCGCTATTCCTGGCTTCAAAAGCAAGTGATTTTGTCAACGGCCATATTCTTTATGTAGACGGTGGTATACTTGCGAATTTCGGGTATGTGAAGGGGGAGAATGAAGTTTAG
- the porQ gene encoding type IX secretion system protein PorQ translates to MTCKHTLAINNIHYITLLFVAAGAFLFTCSKDISAQPGGKAFQFLEITNSARVASLGGDVVAIGGTDAELPYHNPALMSQDMHHHLALNYVNYFAGANFGYASAITRLNQKSMLGCGIHYLYYGTFQGADENGIKTGTFRAADYSVNIMYARKIDSLFTVGVTAKNIYSDYEQYNATAFALDVGVVYSDPERKLSAGIVLRNMGMQVDAYTADNAREPLPFNIAVGLSKGLAYSPFTFHVELNHLEKWDLTYVTQADKDKEELDLQNGQPTGKNDFDVFFDKFMRHVVMGTTVALGKNLEIRAGYNYRRRQELKVDTKPGTVGFSWGVGLNLKKFKIGYGRSIYHLAGGSNHFSLSMNLDELNKNF, encoded by the coding sequence TTGACATGCAAACACACTCTGGCCATTAACAATATTCATTACATAACACTGCTTTTTGTTGCAGCAGGGGCATTCCTGTTCACCTGCAGCAAAGATATATCAGCACAACCCGGAGGAAAGGCATTCCAGTTTCTTGAAATTACAAACTCGGCCAGGGTAGCTTCCCTGGGCGGCGATGTGGTTGCCATAGGCGGTACCGATGCTGAACTTCCGTACCATAACCCCGCTTTGATGAGCCAGGATATGCATCACCACCTGGCGCTGAATTATGTGAATTATTTTGCCGGTGCCAATTTCGGATATGCATCAGCCATTACCAGGCTTAACCAGAAAAGCATGCTGGGATGCGGCATTCATTATCTTTATTATGGAACCTTCCAGGGAGCCGATGAAAACGGGATTAAAACAGGAACATTCAGGGCTGCCGATTATTCTGTGAACATCATGTATGCCCGGAAGATCGATTCCCTATTTACAGTGGGCGTTACAGCAAAGAATATATATTCGGATTACGAACAATATAACGCCACGGCATTTGCTTTGGATGTGGGAGTCGTTTATTCCGATCCTGAACGGAAGTTATCCGCCGGAATTGTGCTGCGGAATATGGGAATGCAGGTGGATGCGTACACTGCCGATAATGCCAGGGAACCTCTTCCTTTCAATATTGCTGTCGGGTTATCGAAAGGTCTTGCCTATTCACCCTTCACTTTTCATGTTGAACTGAATCATCTTGAGAAATGGGACCTCACCTATGTAACCCAGGCTGATAAAGATAAAGAAGAACTTGATCTGCAGAATGGCCAGCCGACAGGTAAAAACGACTTTGATGTATTTTTCGACAAATTCATGCGCCATGTCGTAATGGGTACAACTGTAGCCCTTGGAAAAAACCTTGAAATAAGGGCCGGTTATAATTACAGGAGGCGGCAGGAACTTAAAGTCGATACCAAGCCGGGCACAGTCGGTTTTTCATGGGGAGTAGGTCTTAACCTGAAAAAATTCAAAATCGGGTATGGCCGAAGCATTTATCATCTTGCCGGTGGCAGCAATCATTTTTCGCTCAGCATGAATCTTGATGAATTGAATAAAAATTTCTGA
- a CDS encoding 4-hydroxy-3-methylbut-2-enyl diphosphate reductase, which translates to MKTEIDPKAGFCFGVTRVVNKAEEIIRQSGILYCLGEIVHNEKEIERLEGLGLKTITREEFMKLSDCRVLIRAHGEPPETYEYAAAHNIELVDGTCPIVLRLQSRIKQAYHSENNAQIVIFGKKNHAEVRGLAGQTGYQAQIVESAEDIDKINFERPVHLYSQTTMSMDNYDELQQNLIKKAEAEGYTPQRLNCTHSICRQVSGRIPQLNEFCKAHQVILFVSYKESSNGKLLYSKCLEMNMKSYFVAETTDLKPEWFTGCESVGITGATSTPRWLLEEFERKLIALNIP; encoded by the coding sequence ATGAAAACGGAAATTGATCCTAAGGCGGGGTTCTGTTTTGGAGTAACCCGCGTGGTGAATAAGGCAGAAGAGATTATCAGGCAATCGGGAATTCTGTATTGCCTGGGTGAGATCGTTCATAATGAAAAGGAAATAGAACGGCTCGAGGGGTTGGGCTTAAAAACTATTACCCGTGAAGAGTTCATGAAACTTTCGGATTGCCGGGTTCTCATCAGGGCTCACGGAGAACCTCCGGAAACATATGAATACGCTGCCGCTCATAATATTGAACTTGTTGACGGCACTTGTCCTATAGTACTTCGGCTTCAGAGCCGGATAAAACAGGCTTATCATTCTGAAAACAACGCACAGATTGTGATCTTCGGCAAAAAAAATCATGCTGAAGTCAGGGGATTGGCCGGTCAAACCGGGTACCAGGCGCAGATCGTTGAGTCGGCTGAAGACATCGATAAAATTAACTTCGAAAGGCCTGTTCACCTGTATTCGCAGACTACGATGAGCATGGATAACTACGATGAGCTTCAGCAAAACCTCATCAAAAAAGCTGAAGCCGAAGGTTATACTCCCCAGAGACTGAACTGTACCCATTCAATTTGCCGCCAGGTTTCAGGACGAATTCCTCAACTCAATGAGTTTTGTAAAGCGCACCAGGTTATCCTGTTTGTAAGTTATAAGGAAAGTTCAAACGGGAAATTATTGTACTCAAAATGCCTTGAGATGAATATGAAAAGCTATTTTGTAGCCGAAACAACCGATCTGAAACCAGAATGGTTTACAGGTTGTGAATCTGTGGGCATTACAGGCGCCACTTCAACTCCCCGCTGGCTCCTTGAAGAATTTGAAAGGAAATTAATTGCGTTGAATATACCCTGA